One Pseudomonas entomophila genomic window carries:
- the pqqA gene encoding pyrroloquinoline quinone precursor peptide PqqA gives MWTKPAYTDLRIGFEVTMYFANR, from the coding sequence ATGTGGACCAAACCTGCATACACCGACCTGCGTATCGGCTTCGAAGTGACCATGTACTTCGCCAACCGCTAA
- the pqqD gene encoding pyrroloquinoline quinone biosynthesis peptide chaperone PqqD, which translates to MSFDRQQVPSWRPGYRFQYEPAQKGHVLLYPEGMIKLNDSAGLIGGLIDGQRSVAAIIDELQRQFPGVPEVADDIEQFMEVARAEHWITLA; encoded by the coding sequence ATGAGTTTCGACCGTCAACAGGTGCCCAGCTGGCGCCCCGGCTACCGCTTCCAGTACGAGCCGGCGCAGAAGGGCCATGTGTTGCTGTACCCCGAAGGCATGATCAAGCTCAACGACAGCGCCGGCCTGATCGGCGGGCTGATCGACGGGCAGCGCAGCGTCGCGGCGATCATCGATGAGCTGCAGCGGCAATTCCCCGGTGTGCCCGAAGTCGCCGACGACATCGAGCAATTCATGGAGGTGGCCCGTGCCGAACACTGGATCACCCTCGCCTGA
- the pqqC gene encoding pyrroloquinoline-quinone synthase PqqC codes for MNDTAPMSPAEFEQALRAKGAFYHIHHPYHVAMYEGRATREQIQGWVANRFYYQVNIPMKDAAILANCPDREVRREWVQRLLDHDGAPGEDGGIEAWLRLGQAVGLDPGQLRSQELVLPGVRFAVDAYVNFARRASWQEAASSSLTELFAPQIHQSRLDSWPQHYPWIDPAGYEYFRTRLGQARRDVEHGLAITLAHYTTREGQERMLEILQFKLDILWSMLDAMSMAYELNRPPYHSVTNERVWHKGIAL; via the coding sequence ATGAATGACACCGCACCAATGTCACCTGCCGAGTTCGAGCAGGCCCTGCGCGCCAAGGGCGCCTTCTACCACATCCACCACCCCTACCACGTGGCGATGTATGAAGGCCGCGCCACCCGGGAGCAGATCCAGGGCTGGGTGGCGAACCGCTTCTACTACCAGGTGAACATCCCGATGAAGGATGCGGCGATCCTGGCCAACTGCCCGGACCGCGAGGTCCGTCGCGAGTGGGTCCAGCGCCTGCTCGACCATGACGGCGCCCCGGGCGAGGACGGTGGCATCGAAGCCTGGCTGCGTCTCGGCCAGGCCGTTGGCCTGGACCCGGGCCAGCTACGCAGCCAGGAGCTGGTACTGCCCGGCGTGCGCTTCGCCGTCGACGCCTACGTCAACTTCGCCCGCCGCGCCAGCTGGCAGGAGGCCGCCAGCAGCTCGCTGACCGAACTGTTCGCCCCGCAGATCCACCAGTCGCGCCTGGACAGCTGGCCGCAGCATTACCCGTGGATCGACCCGGCCGGCTACGAGTACTTCCGCACACGCCTGGGCCAGGCCCGTCGCGATGTCGAGCACGGCCTGGCGATCACCCTGGCGCACTACACCACCCGCGAGGGCCAGGAGCGCATGCTGGAGATCCTGCAGTTCAAGCTGGATATCCTCTGGAGCATGCTCGATGCCATGAGCATGGCCTATGAACTGAACCGCCCGCCCTATCACAGCGTCACCAACGAGCGGGTCTGGCACAAGGGGATCGCCCTATGA
- the pqqB gene encoding pyrroloquinoline quinone biosynthesis protein PqqB — protein sequence MYIQILGSAAGGGFPQWNCNCVNCKGYRDGSLRASARTQSSIALSDDGEHWILCNASPDIRAQLQAFAPMQPARALRDTGISAIVLLDSQIDHTTGLLSLREGCPHQVWCTDMVHQDLTTGFPLFNMLSHWNGGLVWNRIELEGSFVIEACPNLRFTPFPLRSAAPPYSPHRFDPHPGDNLGLLVEDTRTGGKLFYAPGLGQVDDKLLQMMGDADCLLVDGTLWEDDEMQRRGVGTRTGREMGHLAQNGPGGMLEVLDGFPRQRKVLIHINNTNPILDEDSPERTEVIRRGVEVAFDGMSIEL from the coding sequence ATGTACATCCAGATTCTCGGTTCCGCCGCCGGTGGCGGGTTCCCCCAGTGGAACTGCAACTGCGTCAACTGCAAGGGTTATCGCGACGGCAGCCTGCGCGCCAGCGCGCGCACCCAGTCGTCCATCGCCCTGTCCGACGACGGCGAGCACTGGATCCTCTGCAACGCCTCGCCGGACATCCGCGCCCAACTGCAGGCATTCGCGCCGATGCAACCGGCCCGCGCCCTGCGTGACACCGGCATCAGCGCCATCGTCCTGCTCGACAGCCAGATCGACCACACCACCGGCCTGCTCAGCCTGCGTGAGGGCTGCCCGCATCAGGTATGGTGCACCGACATGGTCCATCAGGACCTGACCACGGGCTTCCCGCTGTTCAACATGCTCAGCCACTGGAACGGTGGACTGGTGTGGAACCGCATCGAGCTGGAAGGCAGCTTTGTCATCGAGGCCTGCCCGAACCTCAGGTTCACTCCCTTCCCCCTGCGCAGCGCCGCACCGCCCTACTCGCCGCACCGTTTCGACCCGCATCCGGGCGACAACCTGGGGCTGCTGGTGGAAGACACCCGCACCGGCGGCAAGCTGTTCTATGCCCCGGGCCTGGGCCAGGTCGACGACAAGCTGCTGCAGATGATGGGCGACGCCGACTGCCTGCTGGTCGACGGCACCCTGTGGGAGGATGATGAAATGCAACGCCGCGGTGTCGGCACCCGTACCGGCCGCGAGATGGGCCATCTGGCGCAGAACGGACCGGGCGGCATGCTCGAGGTGCTGGATGGCTTCCCGCGCCAGCGCAAGGTGCTCATCCATATCAACAACACCAACCCGATTCTCGATGAGGACTCCCCCGAGCGTACGGAAGTGATCCGCCGCGGGGTGGAAGTCGCCTTCGATGGCATGAGCATCGAGCTGTGA